The following proteins are encoded in a genomic region of Methanosarcinales archaeon:
- a CDS encoding DUF2283 domain-containing protein produces MDKIKVIFNRESNTLDVWFDDAEKEFICEETGEEIILKKDKDNKVIGFEKLNLLTDKTGNIPIEVLTT; encoded by the coding sequence ATGGATAAAATAAAAGTAATTTTCAACCGGGAATCAAACACACTGGATGTGTGGTTTGATGATGCTGAAAAAGAATTCATCTGTGAGGAAACAGGTGAAGAAATAATTTTAAAAAAGGACAAAGATAACAAGGTCATCGGATTTGAAAAGTTGAACCTTCTTACCGATAAAACGGGAAATATCCCTATTGAAGTACTCACTACGTAA
- a CDS encoding MFS transporter, with protein MISEDLIEQQDEASIKTSALIAATLASFLTPFMGSSVVIALKYIDIEFAVDAVLLSWIATSYLLAAAVFLVPFGRIADIYGRRKIFIYGIVIFTISSFLCAISPSVIVLIIFRILQGMGSAMIFGTAVAIVTSVFPVGERGRALGINVAAVYLGLTMGPFLGGFLTQHFGWRSIFLVNVPLGIIVIFFTIWKMKGEWADAKGESFDLRGSIIYGITLVSIMYGLSLLPNILGAWLIFFGIAGILLFIYWEKKVEHPVVNIDIFSNNRTFTFSNLAALIQYSATFAVSFLLSLYLQYIKGLPPQSAGMVLVAQPIVMTVLSPMAGKLSDRVEPRVVASMGMVVMTIGLFLFSLLNNETTLTFIILNLILLGFGYALFSSPNTNAIMTSVEKRYYGIASGTMGTMRLVGQMLSMGIAMLLFALFIGRTQITPEYYSPFVESVKVAFIIFSVLCFVGIFASLARGKIR; from the coding sequence CTCATCGAACAGCAAGATGAAGCAAGCATAAAGACATCCGCACTCATCGCCGCCACACTGGCATCATTCCTTACTCCTTTCATGGGCTCATCCGTGGTTATTGCGCTCAAGTACATTGACATCGAATTTGCTGTGGATGCTGTATTGCTTAGCTGGATCGCGACTTCGTATTTACTGGCCGCCGCAGTGTTCCTGGTTCCATTCGGGAGAATAGCAGATATCTATGGAAGGAGAAAAATATTCATATATGGGATAGTGATATTCACAATCTCTTCTTTCCTCTGTGCAATTTCACCATCAGTCATTGTACTTATCATATTCAGGATATTGCAGGGAATGGGAAGTGCAATGATATTTGGGACTGCTGTTGCCATAGTCACATCAGTATTTCCGGTTGGAGAGCGGGGACGGGCTCTCGGAATAAATGTGGCAGCAGTGTATCTGGGACTTACTATGGGTCCGTTTTTAGGCGGCTTCCTTACACAGCATTTCGGGTGGCGAAGTATCTTCCTGGTAAATGTACCTCTCGGCATAATAGTTATCTTCTTCACCATCTGGAAAATGAAAGGAGAATGGGCAGATGCAAAAGGAGAAAGTTTTGACCTTAGAGGTTCCATCATTTATGGAATTACACTGGTATCTATAATGTACGGTCTTTCCCTTCTGCCCAATATCCTGGGTGCCTGGCTGATATTCTTCGGTATTGCAGGGATATTGCTGTTTATTTACTGGGAAAAGAAAGTGGAGCATCCTGTTGTGAATATAGACATTTTCAGCAATAACAGGACCTTTACCTTCTCCAATCTGGCAGCCCTTATCCAATATTCTGCTACTTTTGCGGTCTCGTTCCTATTGAGTCTTTATCTGCAATATATTAAAGGACTGCCACCCCAAAGTGCAGGTATGGTGCTGGTGGCACAGCCTATTGTGATGACTGTTCTCTCACCCATGGCAGGCAAGCTTTCAGACAGGGTCGAGCCGCGAGTAGTAGCTTCAATGGGTATGGTGGTGATGACAATAGGGCTGTTTCTTTTCTCCTTACTGAACAATGAAACGACCCTGACATTCATTATCCTCAACCTGATCTTACTTGGCTTTGGTTATGCTCTATTTTCATCACCCAACACCAATGCGATCATGACCAGTGTGGAAAAAAGATATTATGGAATTGCTTCAGGAACGATGGGTACGATGCGGCTGGTGGGGCAGATGCTGAGTATGGGAATTGCTATGTTATTATTTGCACTATTTATAGGCAGGACCCAGATCACACCAGAATATTATTCTCCTTTTGTTGAAAGTGTAAAGGTTGCTTTCATAATTTTTTCGGTTCTGTGTTTTGTGGGGATATTTGCATCCCTTGCCAGAGGAAAGATCAGGTGA